The Primulina eburnea isolate SZY01 chromosome 6, ASM2296580v1, whole genome shotgun sequence genome contains a region encoding:
- the LOC140835356 gene encoding secreted RxLR effector protein 161-like gives MLNDTKKFLSRHFEMKDLGNASFVLGIQIQRDRSRGIFGLSQKNYIDNALKRFGMQACKPHNTPIARGDKFSLKQCPKGSLEIQEMQKIPYTSAVGSLMYAQVCTRLDIAYIVGMLGRYLSNPGMDHWKAAKRVMRYLKRTCDYMLTYKRSNNLEIMGYSDSDFAGCQDSMRSTSGFEFLLAGGAISWRSSKQVLTALSTMVALFIACYEASNHAIWMKNFFY, from the coding sequence ATGTTGAATGATACCAAGAAATTTCTCTCTAGACATTTTGAAATGAAAGATCTTGGTAACGCCTCCTTTGTACTAGGGATTCAAATACAACGAGATCGTTCTCGAGGTATTTTTGGATTATCGCAAAAGAACTATATCGATAACGCCCTTAAAAGATTTGGCATGCAAGCTTGTAAACCACATAACACCCCAATCGCTAGAGGAGACAAGTTTAGTCTTAAACAGTGCCCTAAAGGAAGTCTCGAGATTCAAGAAATGCAAAAGATTCCATATACTTCGGCTGTAGGAAGtcttatgtatgctcaagtatgtacACGTCTTGATATTGCGTACATTGTTGGAATGTTGGGCAGATATTTAAGCAACCCAGGAATGGATCATTGGAAAGCAGCTAAACGTGTAATGAGATATCTAAAGAGAACTTGTGATTACATGCTCACATATAAGAGGTCGAATAATCTTGAGATAATGGGATATTCGGACTCCGATTTCGCGGGATGCCAAGATAGCATGAGATCCACTTCAGGCTTTGAATTTCTATTGGCCGGCGGAGCTATCTCTTGGAGAAGTTCCAAACAAGTACTAACAGCTTTGTCCACCATGGTGGCTTTATTTATAGCATGTTACGAGGCATCTAATCATGCAATATGGATGAAGAATTTTTTCTACTAA